The proteins below come from a single Zea mays cultivar B73 chromosome 8, Zm-B73-REFERENCE-NAM-5.0, whole genome shotgun sequence genomic window:
- the LOC100382205 gene encoding AAA-ATPase At5g17760-like, translated as MASPTNRALERYKSAITAATSVVGAAMLLRRLVAGVLPAGTPPLVGALLLLPPPSARRHAVVIEEFDGAFYNRVFLAVRAYVSTLLAAAPTGAPPVVKASLPRGAGAGAEQIRLAMGPGTAVVDVFRGAELTWRLRSHGHGGGAGEAFRLSFDGQHRDLALGAYLPFVMARFEAMARDRRQAKLYSNEWGKWRSVRLRNASTFATLAMDAALRQDVLDDLGRFLGQKEYYERTGWAWKRGYLIHGPPGTGKSSLVAAMSNHLHFDVYDLDLGAVRSNTELRKLLIRMKSRSILLIEDVDCASVTAQSREADASNPAPKHQKVTLSGLLSMVDGLWSSSGHERILVFTTNHMDRLDPALIRPGRMDKRIHMGYCGFGAFKELAAIYHGVDAHRLFPEIEALLREVDVAPAELAEKLLATDDADAALETAAKLLRDREAGIEEDGGGYVKQKLHVGPTRARPRPRPVPAPARGVSAARQVVFGEEIVLGISRRQGHGSGRRGAGQGGSGMRGLGRGRR; from the exons ATGGCATCGCCAACGAATAGAGCGCTTGAACGGTACAAGAGCGCCATCACGGCCGCCACGTCCGTGGTGGGCGCGGCCATGCTGCTGCGTCGGCTCGTCGCTGGCGTCCTCCCAGCCGGCACGCCGCCGCTGGTGGGCGCGCTGCTCCTCCTGCCGCCGCCCTCCGCCCGGCGCCACGCCGTGGTGATCGAGGAGTTCGACGGCGCCTTCTACAACCGGGTCTTCCTAGCGGTCAGGGCGTACGTCTCCACGCTCCTCGCCGCGGCGCCGACCGGCGCGCCACCCGTGGTCAAGGCCAGCCTGCCgcgcggcgccggcgccggcgcggaGCAGATCAGGCTCGCCATGGGCCCCGGCACGGCCGTCGTGGACGTGTTCCGCGGCGCCGAGCTCACGTGGCGCCTGAGGAGTCACGgtcacggcggcggcgcgggcgagGCGTTCAGGCTCAGCTTCGACGGGCAGCACAGGGACCTGGCGCTCGGCGCCTACCTGCCGTTCGTCATGGCCCGCTTCGAGGCCATGGCGCGGGACCGGAGGCAGGCCAAGCTCTACAGCAACGAGTGGGGGAAGTGGCGGTCCGTCAGGCTCCGCAACGCCTCCACGTTCGCGACGCTGGCCATGGACGCGGCGCTGCGGCAGGACGTGCTGGACGACCTGGGCAGGTTCCTGGGCCAGAAGGAGTACTACGAGCGCACGGGGTGGGCGTGGAAGAGAGGCTACCTCATCCACGGGCCGCCGGGGACCGGCAAGTCCAGTCTCGTGGCCGCCATGTCCAACCACCTCCACTTCGACGTGTATGACCTCGACCTCGGCGCCGTCCGGTCGAACACCGAGCTGAGGAAACTGCTGATTCGGATGAAGAGCAGGTCCATACTGCTGATCGAAGATGTCGACTGCGCGTCGGTGACAGCGCAGAGCAGAGAAGCCGATGCGAGCAACCCGGCTCCCAAGCATCAAAAG GTCACCCTGTCCGGGCTGCTCAGCATGGTGGACGGGCTCTGGTCCAGCAGCGGGCACGAGCGCATCCTCGTCTTCACCACCAACCACATGGACCGGCTCGACCCGGCGCTGATCCGGCCGGGCCGGATGGACAAGCGCATCCACATGGGCTACTGCGGTTTCGGCGCCTTCAAGGAGCTCGCGGCCATCTACCACGGCGTCGACGCCCACCGCCTGTTCCCGGAGATTGAAGCGTTGCTGCGGGAGGTGGACGTGGCGCCCGCGGAGCTCGCGGAAAAGCTGCTTGCGACGGACGACGCCGACGCCGCGCTCGAgacggccgcgaagctgctgaggGATAGGGAGGCGGGGATCGAGGAGGATGGCGGCGGGTACGTCAAACAGAAGCTGCACGTGGGGCCGACCCGGGCCCGACCCCGCCCGCGGCCAGTGCCGGCGCCGGCGCGGGGTGTGAGTGCTGCGCGACAGGTGGTGTTTGGCGAGGAAATCGTGCTGGGCATCTCGCGGCGACAGGGGCACGGGTCTGGGCGGCGCGGTGCCGGTCAAGGTGGAAGTGGAATGCGCGGACTGGGAAGGGGACGGCGATAG